CTTCCtagccttcctgccctccaggaGAGGCTACACTGAGACATGTACACCCCAGGATTGGAgtgaaatgctgaaatacagATTTGTAGGAGATAATAATTATCATTGTAGGATGATAATAAAAATTTGTAGGAGATAATAATGATCAGCTCTTCACTACACCTACCCAATTCTGAACATTTAGTTTGAGACAAGTCCAAAATGAGCCAAACACAGTGATAATAATGGGAACATGCAGACTTTTGACAGAGCCACAGtggaaggcagagctcagacACAGCACCGGGTCGTGCCTCACCTTCCCGGAGCAGATCATCGGCCGTGCTGACCCCGTGCTCGATCAGCTTCTGGCACTCGTCCAGGGGCTTGATGCTCTCCTGCTCGATGACAtccacctcctgcagcagcgACGTCAGCCGCTCGTCCAGCAGCTTCTTCAGGGTCCCCTTCAAATCGCTGAAATGCTGCTCAAGCACATCTCTGGTGGATGTAGCGCTGTCTTTGATCTGAGTGCAGGTAACAGGAAAGGAGGATTCAGGATAAAGGCAAAGGCCATGcacatcttttatttttctgaagcatCTCACCCACACTTGTTGGAGAAAAGCTGCAAGAGGagtctgctttaaaaaatcacCTCTGGCAGTTAACAAATTAGTGAAGTCATTTTTAGTACATGtacagcaggaagggaggcaAAGAAACCAGCCTGGGTGAGGGGAAGAGCATATTAGCTAAGCAAAATACAACGTGGGTTATGGGTGCTTCAATCAAGGAATTTTTCTTGTCAGAAAAATCCAAATGCTCCAaatcctccctgctgcccctcaaaaaaaccccactgctgtaattctatttaaaaaacactCTGCCATCCTCTGGTAATCCTCCTTGCAAACAAAAACCTATCAGACTTTCAGAAAACTATCTAGGAACACTTTTCCAAGTGCTATCACTTcactggattttaaaaatcctcataaaactgctttcttttcaattttgttCAAACCCTTGGTGACCGGACAGGGTGAACAGCACGTCTGTTGATTCCGGAAGAACCCAACCACAGAAGGTTCTACAAGTGCTCATTAAAATGTCTGCAAACTTGCTGAATCTGgcttttggggaagaaaacacactTGAACATCCCTGAGCTAAAGATGCAAAAATCAGAAGTAAACATCTCCCTGTGAAACACTTTTCTAAGTCACGCACAcaaggaaatgctgcagcagaCTGACAGCCTTACACGTAATTTCTAGATCTTTAGAAGTACAGACAACCAACACAGGAAGTTCTCTGGTTAGGTAAAATAAATTTCCTCTTCACCAAATACTCATGAAGGTCTGCAGCTGCCACACAGCtctgtttcccttttcttgtaAGTTCAAtgcttgaggaaaaaaaggaagtatttAGCTTTGTGAAGGGGTGGGGCAAAGGAAGACAGAACACTCACTTCTCCAAGCATTTTACCTCCATTAGAGGCAGATACAAattcagcagctcagccacagaATTAGATACTGCTCATCATGCAAAAGAGGAAATGCAAGTCCCcgaacacacagagctctgtgaaGTTTGCAGAAAATCACATCCCATTGGTCCAAAGGAAAAGGGAGCAACGTGAGTGATGCAGTCCCATCACATCAGCCAACCAGCCCTCAAATAACAAAGCTGCCACTACACAAACCCCAGAGTAGCACACTCAGCACCTTGGGAACACGGGGAACTCTTGGATGCGCACAAAACAGCAAGatggaaagacagaaaacagaaacatgcacacagcaggggaatTGCCCCCAAGAGCCAAAGGGAAGGTGAGCTAACTACACACTCACTGCACAAAGGCGCATGGGCTGCCTCTCACTGCCCAGCAACACTCTGAGATGACAAGGTTTGGATGAAAGACAGCCACGAACAATTCATTTTCTTAAGCAGTCTGTGGTTCCAGTGCTGCCTAATTAAATGTCCAATGATCACCCACACACTCTGGAAGCAGGACACACACCCAGCAGATCCACAGCAAGTTTCTGCACTAACGTGATCCACTTCAGAAAAACCAACAGGTCCCCACGGAAACACTCCCtaagtttggttttgtttgggtttttatttacCCCTCGCAGAGCTGAATCAAAGACAGCAAGGCATCACTTCCAGCCTGCAATGTGCTGagaggctgccagggcagaggagccgGCCTGGCACTgcggctctgtgtccctcctaTCTGCCCCTGCATCTCCCGCGGGTGGCTCACGGTCCCCCGggagccctgcccggctccaGCCAAACCGGCTGCCCGGGAATGCCGGAGCGCTCCCGCCCGACCCGCGGGTACGTGACCCGGGCCCTGCGGagcatggggacagcagcccGGAGCATCCCGGCCAGGGAGCGGCTGCCCGGGCAGGCATCCCGTGCGAACATGGGCATAACACACCCCATTAAATCAGAGCTAGCACGCCGGTACTTTGGAAGCGTATTTCTGCAAGATATTTATTCGTGCCTGGGaaagctccctctgctcccaaacAACGAAGCCCAGCTCAGTCAGAGATTTCAGCTCGCGTCCCTTTCCTCGGACACGTCGCACATCTGCCGTTCCCACACGCTCCATCTCCGGCACCCCTGCCGGTTCCGGGGCGCTCATATTCCCCGGGGCTCCCCCTCCGCCACCCTGCCCACACCTGAGCCCCATCCCGGCTCTCCCGGCGGACAGGAACCAAACAAACACCGGGAGAGGAGCGGCCAGGGCCCGCCGCCCCCAGCggggtcccggtgccccccgcCCCCAGCGGGCCCGCCTGCGAGCACCGGGCAGGCACAGCCCGGGCAGGGCTCCGGCCGCTCCTCCAGGGGCAGCTCCGGAGAGCCCGGTCCCGTCCCGTCCCATTTCCTCACCTGCTCCCGCGCCTGGTGCAGCCCCCGCAgccgctgctgcagctcccgcCGGTAGCTCCGCGCCGCCTCGATGCTCTCCCGAGCCTCCTGCAAGAGGAGCCGCACCTCGGCCTCGGCGGCGGCCTCCATGGGCAGCCGCGGCGGCAgcgaggaggcggcggcggggcggggcgggaggACCTCGGCCCCGGAAGGGCCGCGCAtccgcggggcggggcggggcgggaaGCGCGGCGGACGCGGGAGGCGGCCCCGGGGCACGGACCGGCGGCTGGTGACGTCAGCGAAGCGTGACGTCAGCGGCGGGCAGGGCACGCGCTAGCTGCGTGACGTCACGGCCGAGGCGCGAAAACCCGACTGACAGCGGCGAAGGCGGGAGAGGGGGCAGAAGGGGGCGTGGCCTCGGCAGAGAAGGGGTGGGGCGAGCGCGCGTCAGTAGGTCCGTGTCATGTGACCGGAACAACGGGCGGCTATTGGTCAGGGGGCGCTGGTCACGTGGGAGCGAAgcgaggccccgccccccgtTTTCCGCGCGGAGGATCCGAATCTGGTCCCGCGCGCGCTTTTACCGCCCGCCCGGCGCGCGCGCCCGTCAGGCGGCGCCATCGGGGCCATGGCGGCCGCGCGCGCCCCCCGCCCCTGAGGCAGCGCCCGGGGCCGAGGGCTCCGCGCTCCCCCCGCCCCGAGCGAGCCGGGAGGGCTCCGCGCCCGCAGCAGCCGGGGCATGGTGGGCAGGGTCGCCGTGGCCGCGGCGGCCGCCTCTCCCGTCCTCCCCGGGAACGACGGAGACGTTCAGGTGGGGACGCGGGCCGGGGTCGCGCTGTGAGGGCAGAGAGAGGGGTCGCGGCTGGCGGGGGCGCCCCTTTGGTGTTCTCTTCTTTGGCGTTCGCCCCCCTTTGTCATTCGCCCCTTTGGCCTTCGCCCCCCTTTGGCGTTCTCCCCTTTGCCGTCCCGCCCTGGCACGGCCCGTCCGGTGTACCGGGAGCTGTGAGGGgccgcccgcccccggcccgggctCCCGGGCGCTGCTGACGCTTGGCGCGGCCCCGCGGGCCCGGCTGTCATTGAACGCGTTCGAGGGGCTTTGGGAAGAGGCGTTTTCCGCTTCGGAGGGTTTCATTTCCGAGGAGTTCAGATTCTGGTAAACCGGGAGTTATGAAAGTCTTTATGAGCCAAAGTCTTTCTTGGAGCTGTAGAAGTAAATGTTCTTTCATGGTTTGAATCATTATGCGAGATAAAAATTCTGTTGTGTTCATTTTCTTCAAGTACTCTTAAAGGTACACTGTCTTCCTAAGCTGTGTCAGATATTTACGGTAGGATAGAGATGTTGGAATTCCCTCTTAAATACTCCACAGATGCTCTGGGGAACATCTCAAGGTTGACCATTGGAATTCACCCAGACTTTCAGACTTCCAGTATTGTGAAAtatctgcagagctgttctgaAGACCCTGTGATCCCGTTCAGTTTTGACCATCTCAATGCTTCAGAACAGGATTTTTGTTTATCTGAAAGGACAGAATATTTCAGGCTTAGATGGCCCTTGAAAACATGGAGATTTAGTTGATGCATGCCCAGTCTGAGCACATTAACATTaatttttgtcttctgaaaaAATTCTATATAAGTCATCttaagtttttttaaaactgagatTCGTGTTTTACCTTTTACAGCCATGCAAGAAGCGGCGAGAGGAAGATGCTTCTGCAGAAACAATCACAAGGTATTTTTCACCACTAGCAAAACCAGTGGACAAGGCATTGTCATCACCAAAATCCAACAATATCttggattattttaaaaagacatcTGCAACTGAGAATGCTGCATTGCCAGTAGGAgctggagaaaataaaacactgttGGACGCTGATGAGAAAGAGTGTAAATCATCTTTCAAGCCATCTTTAAAGcggaagagaaaagggaagaaaggcaATTTAAGTAATATgccaaaagaaatgaaagaatctGAGAATGACCTTGAAATAGAAATTAGTAGTGATGACAGCAGAGTAACTACAGGACTGCAACAAGACAGTAATGACTTTATTGCTTCTTGTACTCTAGTGGACAAAAAATGTACAGAAGAATTAGCAGAAGATAATGATCAAAGAGAGAACTTCCCAAACATTATCCCCtccagaaaaaatgcaaaaaactttGGTTGTGAAACAAATGGATCAAAAAATAGgttaaaaaaatcaaggaaaaggAAGCACAAAGTAAATACTGATTTGTCTGAAAGCTCTTTATCAGAAAACCAGATTAATGAAACATATAAAAAGGAAACTGAGGAGAAGGCAAATACAGTAGCAGAGTGTGATGCTGCTATTGGTGATTCCAGTTTTGAGGTTCATATGGATGATGGGAGATCCCAGGTAAATAATTGCATAATAACAGTGTCATTTGAGGACTTCTTGAGAAGTCAGGGAGAAAATAATGTTGAAGACACAAAGCCAGCAATGGACACTTGTGGTGCTGCAAATCAAATGGACAAAAGTGATGGTGTTAGTGACCCAGAAAAGTGTGAGGaatcccagcagctgccactcAGAACAGTGACTGTGCTTGCACAAGTTCATTCCATTCCCCCCAGACTACCTCCCTCAAATAAGGAGCAGAAAGGCTCTAGGAAAATAGCTTCCATTTTTTTGAAGCAGAAAGGACGTGtagggaaaagagaaagcagccCAGCCCCCTTGGACAGTGAGCAAACTGAACAGGTgactcagaaaagaaaatccaacGTTGTTATTGAGGAGGAAGAATTGGAGCTGGCTGTACTGGAGACTGGAGGGGCAGATTCTCTGAGGCCAAAATGTACCCAGGAAGAGAAGCATCAGTTCATGAAAGCTTTTAGACAGCCAACAGCAGATGGAACAAAAAGTGGAGTTAAAAAGGcacctggaaaacaaaagcaaactgcTGCCAAGTcgtcaaaagaaaaagagggatcTGAAGATCTTGTTCCTTCAAATAAGGGATTAGGAAGCGGGGCACCAGAAGATTTGGTGGACAAATGTACACATTCTAAACCTAAAAGCAATAGAGCTAAACCCAGAAAATCTAACAAGGttcagaaagaaggaaacagaagaaagaaggCTTCAGAAACTAAGGAAAATGATGTCTCAAACACCAGCACTTATATTGGAGAAGAGGATTCAGGTGCTAATGTTGTTACCGTGGAAAACACCTTAGATGTAATAATTTTATCAAGCCCAGAAGGGAATGAGTTAAGGAGGAGTTTAAGgcaacagaaaaccaaaacatcaaCAAATGTTACACCTAAAAAGCCCAAGGCTAGAAGTGCCTGTTCTGCAGATGAATTAAGTGCCTGCCCATTAGAGACTTCCACCCCAAAAGCACACAGACAATCCTGCCAGAAAAGCAGCATGTACAGAGCTGAGGTGATCACTGTGCCCTTTGATGGCAGCAGCCCAATAAGGTAAACCTTTTAGAGTATATTCTGCCTTTTTGCCCATTAATTGTATGCAAGTATTTGAAAATAAgacataaaataattaatttataatatCAATATTATCAAAGTTGCATGGATACTGATCATAGTGGGTAAAAATAGAGAGGAATCAAAGCTGACTATAAATGTGTTTGTACTGAGACatccaaaaacccccaaccaaacaacaaaaaaaactcaTCCTCCAGTTGGGGGATTACTTCTGTTTACAgcactgtatttttaaaggcttttgaaaattaaattgagAGTAACATTTCCATTCATTATCcagtaataatttaataatattttttccccaattagAATGAGGTTTACACGTATCAGAGCAGCTACAAAATCAAATAAAGCTGAAGCAGTGAAAAATGAAGAGTCTCACTCCAAAAACTCAAAGGTAATTTATGTAACAATTGGTGTCAGTATTTTGTCATTTCCTGTATGGGTATAATTGTGGTGTATTCAGTATTGTGTCATACAATATGACACTTCCCTGCTGCCCTATGGAAAGGGAATATACTCTGATTTATGATGAAATTTCAGATcttaaaacatgttttattaGTAAAAATCCACCTTTCATGACAGAAAAATTCCGTAAAATAGcatgctcctgtgctgcaggttcTCAGGATGGGACACAGAAATGATGTGGCATTTAGTGCCATGGTTTATTTGACAAGGTAATGATTAGCCagaggttggacttgatgatctcagaggtttTTCCCAGCCTAAATGACCCAGTGATTTGTGGTAGTGTTTGGGCACAGCAGAACAGCTGAGACTCAAGAATGTCTCTTGTTCCAATTTTTTCATGTTCCAAATTTTTTCACAGTTCCAAATTTTTCATGGAACTGCCCATATCAGTTCCATGAAAAAACTGGGGATCTTGCAGGGCTTTCACTCCCTTTGGAGAACTGTGATATCATCTTGGTTTGCTTGTTctttcaattatttctttttaaaccaaTGAAATTTTGCAACAATTACCTATTTCTATGAAAGTGAAAAATTCTATTTGCATGCAAAGTACTTAGTGAAGAGTGCTATTAATTGCTATTTCCGTTTCTTTGTTCTTTGTTAACAGATAAGCTCCACTTCTAAGAACAGATCTAAAGCAAAGCAGCTGattgaaaaagcaaaggccatcCAGCAGAACAGATCCAAAGGGAGTGAGgactcagcagctcctgtcagGCGCTCGTCTCGACAGCGAGCTCTGGCTGAGAAGAAGAAATTGGAAGAAAGTGATGTAAGGATGTACTTTGGGgggatatttttatatatttgttatTGATATAAGCAACACAAATGATTCCTGCTTGGTTCTTCACAAGAAATGTTTGCAAGCCAAGGTAGATATCTGCAGTGTATTAATaaaggaggagaagctgggtTTCCTTTCTTACTTGATTTGCTTTCCCTCTAGGAATCAGTAATAATTCTGGGTTCAAACGTGGACAGtgtcactgctgcagagcagagtgggaaggaaaagaaacttcGGAGCTTAAATGATGTTTTGGGGAAGAAGCCTAAAACCTTGAAGGTTGCAAAGAACTCCAATGGTAATAAACACACTGAAtgagtttgttttttattaCAGAGACATTTTTATTATTGGCTATTGTAACTTTATTTCATAAAGCTGCCTTTGCAgtatattactatttttttctgatttatctTGTATAATATTCCAAAATATACCTTCCCTTTTTATATGAATTAATACTACatgtgttgttttgctttttcttcattcaggaaaactgtttatttgaaaaattgtcAACATATACCATGTATTGTTgtgtctcctttttttccccaatgttAGAAAATAGCATCTGTACTGAGGAAATAATTAGAAACAAAGCTATAATGAGTTTTGTTAAAATACTCAACTTTCCCTTAAGAAAAGGAGATTCCCTGATGATGTTAAATGGAACATACAGGTAGTGAACACAGAAGCAAGGTTAGAATCTTATATCAGTGCTAATCTAATAATaggttttttatctttttaaaggGAAACTGGGATGTCAACCTTCCTGCCTAGGCAGAAATGCTCCAAACTCTGCAGGTGAACCAATTGTGATCTTTGATGAAAGCAGGTCAGTTGTCAAGAGTGCAGTtgcttaaaaatcaaaatacattcCAAGGTTATTTTAACATTCTCTCATTTTACAGATTTAAACACTGAAATGTGCTATAAATATTCATTACTTTTATACTGATTAATATTTTAATCCACTTGCAAAATTTTAGGGTTTCTTGGAGAATTCCTCAACCATTTTAGAACCATATTGGATGTCTGGAAATGTAGTTGGTGactgattaaaaagaaatcccaaattgcatataaaaatacaaaaccaaagagaactttttttagattaaaattTTTAACACAGAATTAATTTCAAACTAAcctcattaaaattaatttcagcagTTTTGATAGACTATTTTCAACTCATTTGGAAGAGAATGTCATTAAATTCAATCTTGCATAGCTGGAAGTTCTACTAATtctgtcttcttttctttctttttcttttctgttttcattaaagCCAAGATGCATCTGAAAATTCTCAAGATGGTGATCCATTCAGAGCAAAACGTGAATTCCTGAGGAGTGGATTGCCAGAGTCTCTGAAAAGGCAGATTGCAAAGAAGGCAGCAGCCATGGAAGCATACTCCCTTGCAAGCTCCTCTTTTAAGCCTGTTGTCCATGTGCAGCAGAAGGATGACTGTAAGCTTGTGTTaaacttttgggttttgttcAAATGTGCATAATCATTTCTGAGGAATTtgtgcagaaaagaaaaaatttgaacAGCTTAGGACTGGAATAGTAGGTGGGAGTTTCCTCTTGTTTTGTGTCTGAGTAAGAGAACAAAACTTGAAGCTTCCACTGAGATGTTTTTGAATACAAAATTTACAAATTAAGTTGATGCTAAAGTAGACTATACGTGCATGGGTAAGGATGCAAAATTCTTAATATTTAGTCAAAAAAGTTGGTCTGTTAAGTTCCAATTTGGAGAATAAAGATTGTGTTGGACTGATTTGGGTAGAAACCATTTCCTTCTGACAAATGCAAAAGACTTTACAGAAGATAGAAGACCAGcccatttcctttccttaactcttgttttgtttttgctgggGGTTCTTTTGTAGGTTCTCCAATGTGGAAATTGCAATCACCATCATGTCCTCTATTAACTAAGCTGAGGGAACTGAGTACTGAGGTCACCAACATCACAAAAATCACTCTCTCACTTGGTGAATTTTCCACTGTGAATTCAAAACGAACGGGAAATTGTTCTGCACCTGTGGTGAGTACTTAAAATTCAAATTGTTTTGATATTTGTTTGGAGTTATGTTTTTAATAAATCCTGTTGTTTGAATTTGTTTCAGTCCTGtagtttgttggggttttttttaatttccctgtgTGTGAGTTACCCATTTTGCATCTTACCATTAGACAGTTCTCATCAGTTTCTGTTAATCTCTGAATTTAACAAGATATTTCCAAAGCATTCTGTGTAAAGTTTTTGAGTAATTTGTGTGTGTATTCCAGCTGTCAGGCCACCGACCAGCTTTTCCTGATGCATTCAAGAAGGATTTGCTCGATGAGATTGTGGCTTCTAATCCTCAGTTTCCAGTGAGAAAATACTACTCCAGGTTCctgaaaaagcaaacacagcagttGGCTTTGGAAAACAGCACACAAGGTTAAGAATCTATGTTGAGAGAAAACCACCCTCACTTTCTCTGGCATtaaaaaacagctgaaaatttaaaaaaatataactgAAGGAATAATGCTGTTGGAAATACATTGATCCTCACATTTTAGATTGTTTTGAACAAATTCTTCAAATACAGCTTAAGCAAATGTACAGTAGTAGTGGACATAGcctgaaattttaaattgatgccatttttttttccttagaaagcAGAGATGGCACTGCAAATCTTGAGGTAACTGAGAAACATCCTGACAATTGGAaggaaacaaagaggaaaaggaaagaaacagaagaacgcagatcaaaaagaagaaaaccactGGAAGGTACAGAGACTGAGATGAAATCAAGAGTTTCCAGGAGCCTTATTCCTCCCATATCTGGAGAAAAACAGGCAGAGACAGGACAAGCCACACACTTGGGAAAAAACAAGACCCAGAAACCAGATAGTGTGACAGAAGGCAGGGGTTGTTTGTCAGATCCAAGTGCACTTTCAGGTCAGTGCATTTCCTGTCTCATTTTAATCTTTCCATTGAGGAAAGGTATGTGGGATCTATGTCAGCTTTCCACTGTGATGCAAAAATCCAATCTAGTCCTGATACTCTGCTAGATGTGATCGAGTTTATTGCATGAAGAACTTTAAAAATGgacaatattttttctgtaggTGTGGAAAAGGAAGACATGCTCTGGACAGAAAAATATCAGCCTCAAGATTCCAGTGAACTTGTAGGGAACAAGAAAGAAATTGAAAGGCTACACAGGTGAGAAGTTGGAACATGGATCATTCCTAAAATAACTCAAAACTTCATGTTACTTGGCAATGCTCAAGTACTGAGAGAGCAGTCCTTGTCTGTACTTCCCTACAAGCATCCTGATCATGGCCTTGCTGtactttctgcttttcacaggAATTCAGCACTAAATTCCACCTAACACTCTGTGCTTGCAGTTcaattttctgtgtgtgcttaAGTCACTGGTGTGGCTCTTACACAGAATTGAAAGATCCATCTGACAAAACAGCTCTGAATTATGAGTGAATAAATAGTTCACCAAATGACTTGTTTTTATACTGGTCAGCTCACAGAATGTAGAATGAGAAAGGGAACCTTTTCTACAAAAGAATCAAATCCTGAAcgtttctttgcttttatctgAAAGGACTTGATAGATTTCTGTGGGGTAACAAGTGGCTGATGTCCCCTAGATTTATGTTCTGTTCCATCTTGATTTGGTTCACTTAATTCACcagcaatttttattcttgttttcattctttcctttatAGTTGgttaaaagaatggaaaaagagagctgatttggaagaaaaacgaaatcagaaaagggaaaaggaggacaAAGAGCTAGAAGGTACTGATAGAATTAATATAGCTTCTCTTTTGTTGAAAGGTGgcaaaaaataacagtaatcctttcttttctttttaataattctACAGATTCTTTAAGCAGCCTTGACTTTAAAGATAGTAAATCTGATCTTGAGGAAGAGACGACCCTTTGCAATACAGTTCTGATAACTGGCCCACCAGGAGTGGGGAAAACTGCTGCAGTGTATGCTTGTGCTCAGGAGCTTGGGTTTAAGGTTTGTGCACTTCTTTCTTAGtgcatttttcttatttatagcTCATGATACAAAAGCATTTGTAATACAAGATATttacaatttcattttctttctttttgtaaatGAAATACCATTGCAGATATTTGAAGTCAATGCCTCTTGCCAGCGTAGTGGGAGACAGATTTTGTCTCAGCTGAAAGAAGCTACTCAGTCTCATCAAGTGGACAAAAAAGGTGTGAATGCACACAAACCTTGCTTTTTTAACAGTTGTAGCACTACCAAGTCACCAAGTAAGTGTTGTGTTCTTATTTGAGGTTCTTTATTTGGTCTGAATTATGGGGTGGGTTTTACAGAGGGGAGAAGTTTGTTAAAGACTGAATTCCCAAAACAAATTTTAGATATCAGTTGTTTTTAGAAAGAGCAGATTTAGCTTACCTGGCCATAATAGTAAGAACTGGTCTGTTGGTTGACACAACTACAGACCAAATGAAATAATGACTTTATTAAAATACTGACTCTTGGTTACGTTATTTCTGCAGTGGTGGAGCAAGTGCTGTGGCATTTGAATAGAAAGTTGAACAGAAAGCTTTTCCTATaacaagagaaaaggaaaacaagcaaaaactcAGCAGAGTAAACCTGTATTTACCATAGATAAAAAATGGGTTTTACTTTAAATTTGTCTGAGAAATATCAGTTTGACATTATATCTCCAGATGaaatttaatataaaacatACCTTGCAGAAAAAATGTATTCTCCAAAGAAAGTCATTTCTCCAAGAAAACCACCACTGTCACCCAAAGGAGCAGGATTAAAACGAAGCTTGCCCTC
This portion of the Zonotrichia leucophrys gambelii isolate GWCS_2022_RI chromosome 18, RI_Zleu_2.0, whole genome shotgun sequence genome encodes:
- the ATAD5 gene encoding ATPase family AAA domain-containing protein 5 isoform X3, with the protein product MVGRVAVAAAAASPVLPGNDGDVQPCKKRREEDASAETITRYFSPLAKPVDKALSSPKSNNILDYFKKTSATENAALPVGAGENKTLLDADEKECKSSFKPSLKRKRKGKKGNLSNMPKEMKESENDLEIEISSDDSRVTTGLQQDSNDFIASCTLVDKKCTEELAEDNDQRENFPNIIPSRKNAKNFGCETNGSKNRLKKSRKRKHKVNTDLSESSLSENQINETYKKETEEKANTVAECDAAIGDSSFEVHMDDGRSQVNNCIITVSFEDFLRSQGENNVEDTKPAMDTCGAANQMDKSDGVSDPEKCEESQQLPLRTVTVLAQVHSIPPRLPPSNKEQKGSRKIASIFLKQKGRVGKRESSPAPLDSEQTEQVTQKRKSNVVIEEEELELAVLETGGADSLRPKCTQEEKHQFMKAFRQPTADGTKSGVKKAPGKQKQTAAKSSKEKEGSEDLVPSNKGLGSGAPEDLVDKCTHSKPKSNRAKPRKSNKVQKEGNRRKKASETKENDVSNTSTYIGEEDSGANVVTVENTLDVIILSSPEGNELRRSLRQQKTKTSTNVTPKKPKARSACSADELSACPLETSTPKAHRQSCQKSSMYRAEVITVPFDGSSPIRMRFTRIRAATKSNKAEAVKNEESHSKNSKISSTSKNRSKAKQLIEKAKAIQQNRSKGSEDSAAPVRRSSRQRALAEKKKLEESDESVIILGSNVDSVTAAEQSGKEKKLRSLNDVLGKKPKTLKVAKNSNGKLGCQPSCLGRNAPNSAGEPIVIFDESSQDASENSQDGDPFRAKREFLRSGLPESLKRQIAKKAAAMEAYSLASSSFKPVVHVQQKDDCSPMWKLQSPSCPLLTKLRELSTEVTNITKITLSLGEFSTVNSKRTGNCSAPVLSGHRPAFPDAFKKDLLDEIVASNPQFPVRKYYSRFLKKQTQQLALENSTQESRDGTANLEVTEKHPDNWKETKRKRKETEERRSKRRKPLEGVEKEDMLWTEKYQPQDSSELVGNKKEIERLHSWLKEWKKRADLEEKRNQKREKEDKELEDSLSSLDFKDSKSDLEEETTLCNTVLITGPPGVGKTAAVYACAQELGFKIFEVNASCQRSGRQILSQLKEATQSHQVDKKGVNAHKPCFFNSCSTTKSPKKMYSPKKVISPRKPPLSPKGAGLKRSLPSKTLANYFKISAKRKDADGEATSEEKTGGNTQNSLEVKKDTQITSINKEEGGEHNRKSATSLILFEEVDIIFDEDAGFLSAIKTFMATAKRPVILTTNDPTFSLMFDGYFEEINFKTPSLMNSVSFLQALCLAENLRTDVKDLAALLTTNNCDLRQSVLCLQFWVRSGGGCLKEKHLAPHGEETRKADNVIHPAKSKDSKVDFSQADDSHLQEFPKCDTGCVETLLGLKNILLPSEDLFTFLKHKITTMEEWNKLMQLLTEFQMKHVDFVYSNLELILPLPMQVLSNQSEASKSILERTTVVSSKDRSTNSSGSRKSSPGKRSKKTKAQKRLEILDDSDLFDSELNYSAEFITLPSDSPKSCVEVNKKESKLLVHKEQKEVKTKTSVNERRSAVVFQCLNSLTEFVENMSFLDCCVNTTTREPLEFSKSEDFHWTNAKIRNGLCDEFSIENTDWWSSQSCSEIKAAIEALSFTKSSVNISQNLESFSTTSKTPESDQLKGLTLPLSDTRNCISFSQAADSSTHKKAQKRLAVIKTVFSRSPLNLGNKQASTLEYLPTLRSICRSEKLKEQGKTKRRFLHYLEGIHLEIPRQTINVGLFLFLKLSQTAAMQWCSTYLSKNKEGISWFWSHLTFSMC